The following are encoded in a window of Oncorhynchus keta strain PuntledgeMale-10-30-2019 chromosome 10, Oket_V2, whole genome shotgun sequence genomic DNA:
- the glrx gene encoding glutaredoxin-1, whose product MAQEFVETKLRGDKVTIFLKPSCPYCVTAKEVLTKYKFKAGHLEFIDITGRSDMSSLQDYFLEITGARTVPRVFIGEECVGGGSDVADLDESGKLEGMLQSIGALQ is encoded by the exons ATGGCACAGGAATTTGTCGAAACTAAACTTAGAGGAGACAAAGTTACAATATTTCTCAAACCATCGTGCCCGTATTGCGTTACGGCCAAAGAGGTATTGACAAAGTACAAATTCAAAGCTGGGCATTTAGAATTTATTGACATCACTGGACGGAGCGATATGAGTAGTTTACAGGACTACTTTTTGGAGATAACTGGAGCTCGGACG gtcccgCGGGTGTTCATCGGTGAGGAGTGTGTGGGAGGGGGCAGTGACGTGGCAGATCTGGACGAAAGTGGGAAACTGGAGGGGATGCTGCAGTCCATTGGTGCGCTGCAGTGA